The following proteins come from a genomic window of Phycisphaerae bacterium:
- a CDS encoding fucose isomerase yields the protein MAAYKFPRLPKTPKVGKKQVLMVASGDLRLSANQVCWPAQHEMEQALSKAVADFGYELVRAHPYKRNEKHGFISSQVEGMKVFAGIDSTAPLIVAEAVWQYSHHVLAGLLAHQGPILTCANWSGQWPGLVGMLNLNGSLTKAGKKYSTLWSEDFSSKEFRAGLQRWLKTGSVTHPMKHVTPFSKVRIPAKERALGEALADQLRREKAIMGVFDEGCMGMYNAIIPDELLNPTGVYKERLSQSALYYETTQVSDREAREIRKWYDRKGMTFVTGPDEKKHLTEKQILTQCKMYIAAMRIADDFGCHTIGIQYQQGLKDLLPASDLVEGTLNNVDRPPVYSRDGKRLLYPGEALPHFNEVDECCGLDCLMTYRIHRAMGQPPENTLHDVRWGDWDRSGTVDDYVWVFLISGSVPPAHLIGGWKGASSERQPAMYFRLGGGTIKGVSKPGEIVWSRVFIEDGRLKIDIGRGGVVRLPKEETERRWEATTSQWPIMHAITYGVSRDEFMAKHKANHIQVAYARDAKAADNAVLVKAAMAAAMGMEVNLCGTRKDGKRW from the coding sequence ATGGCAGCTTACAAGTTTCCCAGGCTCCCGAAAACGCCAAAAGTTGGTAAGAAGCAGGTTCTGATGGTTGCCAGCGGCGACCTTCGCCTGTCGGCCAATCAGGTCTGTTGGCCCGCGCAGCACGAGATGGAACAGGCCCTGTCCAAGGCGGTCGCCGATTTCGGCTACGAGCTCGTGCGTGCCCATCCTTACAAGCGGAATGAGAAACACGGCTTCATCTCCTCGCAGGTTGAGGGCATGAAGGTGTTCGCCGGCATCGATTCCACGGCGCCGTTGATCGTTGCGGAGGCCGTGTGGCAGTACTCGCACCACGTGTTGGCCGGCCTGCTGGCCCACCAGGGGCCGATCCTGACCTGCGCCAACTGGTCCGGGCAGTGGCCGGGCCTGGTCGGCATGCTGAACCTCAACGGCTCGCTGACCAAGGCCGGCAAGAAGTACTCCACGTTGTGGAGCGAGGATTTCTCATCGAAGGAGTTTCGAGCCGGTCTGCAGCGGTGGCTCAAGACCGGCAGCGTGACGCATCCCATGAAACACGTCACGCCGTTCTCGAAAGTGAGAATTCCTGCCAAGGAGCGGGCCCTCGGCGAGGCTTTGGCCGATCAGCTCCGTCGCGAGAAAGCGATCATGGGCGTTTTCGACGAGGGTTGCATGGGCATGTATAACGCCATCATCCCCGACGAGCTGCTGAACCCGACCGGGGTCTACAAGGAACGCCTGAGCCAGTCGGCCCTCTATTACGAGACCACGCAAGTCAGCGACCGCGAGGCTCGCGAGATTCGCAAGTGGTATGACCGCAAAGGCATGACTTTCGTCACCGGTCCGGACGAGAAGAAGCACCTGACGGAGAAACAGATCCTCACGCAATGCAAGATGTACATCGCCGCGATGCGCATCGCCGACGACTTCGGCTGCCACACAATCGGCATCCAGTACCAGCAAGGTCTCAAAGATCTGCTGCCGGCCAGCGATCTGGTCGAGGGAACGCTGAACAACGTCGACCGCCCGCCGGTGTACAGCCGCGACGGCAAGCGGTTGCTGTACCCGGGCGAGGCTCTGCCGCACTTCAACGAAGTCGACGAGTGCTGCGGGCTTGACTGCCTGATGACCTACCGGATTCACCGGGCGATGGGGCAGCCGCCGGAGAACACGCTGCACGACGTGCGCTGGGGCGACTGGGACCGTTCAGGGACGGTCGATGACTACGTGTGGGTGTTCCTGATCAGCGGCTCGGTGCCGCCGGCCCATTTGATCGGCGGGTGGAAGGGGGCCAGCAGCGAGCGGCAGCCGGCGATGTATTTTCGACTGGGCGGCGGGACGATCAAGGGTGTCTCCAAGCCCGGCGAGATCGTGTGGTCGCGAGTCTTCATCGAGGACGGCAGACTCAAGATTGATATTGGCCGCGGCGGGGTGGTCAGACTGCCCAAAGAAGAGACCGAGCGTCGCTGGGAAGCCACGACCTCGCAGTGGCCGATCATGCACGCGATCACTTACGGCGTCAGCCGTGACGAATTCATGGCCAAGCACAAGGCCAACCACATCCAGGTGGCCTACGCCCGCGACGCCAAGGCCGCGGACAATGCGGTGCTGGTCAAGGCGGCGATGGCGGCCGCCATGGGCATGGAAGTCAACCTCTGCGGTACCCGCAAGGACGGAAAGAGGTGGTAA